CGACAATGCATCGAATGAGGGAAGAATAAAGGTTGGCGGGGAAAACTGGAAAGCCCGCAGTGTTGAAGACCAGCATATCGAAAAGGGAACTATCGTAATTATCGAGCATATCAGTGGCGTAACGGCTTCTGTAAAGACAAAGGAGAGCGAAAAATCATGAGCCCTGCAATTTTGATTGCCATATTGTTTGCGTTTTTTATTTTATTATCTCTACTGAAAGGATTGAAAGTCGTACCACAGGCTCAGACTATGGTGGTCGAGAGGCTTGGGAAATATCACAGGACCTTGGAAAGCGGGGTCACGGTCATTTGGCCTTTTATTGATAAACCAAGGACAATTCCCTGGAGAACGAGCGTTTCCGGGCAGAAAGGGGAAAAAACTGTCAAACTTGTAGATACCAAATGGATAGATTTACGCGAACAGGTCTATGATTACCCGAAACAGAATGTCATAACAAAGGATAATGTAAATGTTGAGATAGATGCATTGCTCTATTTTCAGATTACCGATCCGATGAAGTCAGTCTATGAGATCGCAAACCTTCCGATGGCAATCGAGAAACTGACACAAACCGCATTGCGTAACGTCCTCGGTGAACTTGAACTGGACCAGAGTCTGACAAGCCGCGATACAGTCAACGCCAAATTGACAC
The sequence above is a segment of the Sphaerochaeta pleomorpha str. Grapes genome. Coding sequences within it:
- a CDS encoding SPFH domain-containing protein; this translates as MSPAILIAILFAFFILLSLLKGLKVVPQAQTMVVERLGKYHRTLESGVTVIWPFIDKPRTIPWRTSVSGQKGEKTVKLVDTKWIDLREQVYDYPKQNVITKDNVNVEIDALLYFQITDPMKSVYEIANLPMAIEKLTQTALRNVLGELELDQSLTSRDTVNAKLTQILDEATDKWGVKVNRVELQDINPPQEIREQMEKQMRAERDRRAAILIAEGQKQAQILEAEGFKESAIKRAEGEAEARIKRANAEAEAVKLLKGVFGSDSTYTQYLVAMRYIDTLGEMVKGKDNKVIYMPYEATGVLSSLGGIKELLKS